The genomic segment GCAAGACACATATAGCCGTTTGCCGCATCACGGTGGATTTACCCGCCATATTTGGGCCGGTTATTACTAACAATTGTTGATCTTCATTAGAAATGTTCACATCATTAGCAATAAAACGTTCACCTTGAGGCAATAAACGCTCAACTACTGGGTGTCGACTTTCAGTAAGTTCAATTATTGGTTCATTAATTATTTGCGGACGGACATAACGACCTTCATCAGCTAATACACCTAAAGATATAAGCACATCGGTTTTAGCTAATAATCGCGCAATTGCTCGCAGACGGTTTATTGCAACGTTAACTTTAGTTAATAATTCGGTAAATAGTCTTTGTTCACAAGCTTTGCGTCGCTCTGAGGCATGGATTGCTTTTTCTTCAAAATTCTTTAACTCTTCAGTTATAAATCTTTCGGCATTTACCAGTGTCTGTTTACGAATATATTCCGATGGAACATTATTAAGGTTAGCATTTGTTACTTCTATATAATATCCAAAGACTCTATTGTATCTAACTTTTAGGCTAGAAATTCCCGTACGCTCACGCTCGCAACGTTCGATGTCCATAAGATAGGCATGATTGCCATCGTGAAAATTTATTAGTTCATCAAGTTCCTTTGAATAACCACGACGAAATATGCCACCATCGTTAATAGCAAGTGGTGCATCATCAACTATTGCTGTTTGCAGATGCGAGCAAAGATCACCTACCTCATCAATATTTTTCCACTGCTCTGCTAAACTTGACGATTGCTGCGTTAATAACTGCCGAATTTGCGGTACTACATCGAGAGTTTCACGTATTGCTAAAAGATCACGTGGAGTGGCACGCCCAACAGCAACGCGCCCGACCAACCGTTCAGTATCTCGTACCGAACCTAATAACTGGCGCAGTTGTTGACAAAGAAAGCGATCACTTTTTAAAACCTCAACATCACTATATCGTTGCTCAATAAGATTTAAGTCTCGCAGAGGGAACAATAACCATTGTGTCAACAAACGCGTTCCCATTGCGGTCTTGCAGCGATCGATATGCCAAAGTAATGATCCATGTGTTTCAGCATTTGGCCCTGCTTGCAGTAACTCTAAATTTCTTCGTGTAGCCTCATCAAGTACCAAAAAGTCTGCAACACGATAAGAACGTGGTGCAATGAAATGATTAAGTTTGCGCCTCTGGGTGTTTTCAGCGTAAGCGAGCAAGCGTGCCAAACTAAAATATTCAATATCACTGCCACCATTGTCTAAAGCAACAAAAGCATCTATCCCAAAACGAGCGATTAACATCTCTCTTGCTTGTTGTATGGTAGGTTTATTAGCTTCTAATACCCGTACAGTAACATTACGTTCACACACAACTTTACGTAAAAATTGCTCAGTATCGTTTTGTTGTTCAAGCAGTAGCTCTCTAACCCCCATACGAGCTATTTCTTCACTAAGTTGATTATATGGAACATGGGTGCAAAGAGTCTCACCAGCTAATAAATCAAGTAAGGTTAAAGTCACAATTTGTTGAGATAAATAAGCATGGGCTAAATAATGTCGTGACCCTGGATCAAGCATTTCGGGGTCAGATATGGTTCCTGCGGTGACGAGCCTGGTGATTTCTCGTTTTACTAAACCGGTAGCGCTACGTGGATCTTCAACTTGATCACATATTGCAATAGTAAAGCCTTTTGCGACAAGCCTCGCCAAATATTGGTCAACCGCATGGTGCGGTACTCCTGCCATTGGTACTGGGTCGTCACTTTTATCCCGTGAAGTTAAAACTAAATCGAGTTCTTGGGCGGCAATAACAGCATCATCAAAGAAGAGTTCATAAAAATCCCCCATGCGGAAAAATAAAAGCGCACCCTTAGGACATTCATCCTTAGCTTGCTGATATTGACGCAGCATAGGAGTAAGCTTGCGCCCAGCTATAGATGAGGTAGATTGAGTAGATGCACCTGTAGACGACATTGTTTTTTCACGATGTGCACGGGTGCAGCATATAAGTCAATCGCAAGTATAGGTGTTTGGGCACCCAATTACCTTGAGATACATAATCCAGCCTTATCTTTAAGTTTTTAATACAATAAAAACTTATAAAGCTGAACTAATTGTTAGTTTCTTCATCACTGCTGTTTTGTGCACCAGCATTTACGCGTTCGCGTAATTCATGCCCAACAGTGAAAAAAGGTACTCGCTTTGGTGGTACTTCTATGGTTGTACCTGTTTTTGGATTACGACCCGTTCGGGCTCGGCGATGACGTACTGAAAAGCTGCCGAATCCACGGATTTCAATACGATCACCCTTATTTAGGGCATCGGTCATAGTATCGAAAATAGTGTTGATCACTAATTCGATATCACGAGCAGGTAAATGACTTATCCGCGTCGCGATAATTTCCATCAAGCCGCTCTTGGTCATATCAAGCTCTCTCTTGCTAGCTACTTAGCGTCTTTTGTCGTTTGTCGTGCAATCCCTGCCAACTTGGTACTTAATACATCACCTAGTTGTGAACGGCTACGCTCATCTTGCATATAAGCACGATAATCGCTGGTACCTTCACGCGCAGCCTTGATTGACAAAGAAATGCGACGTTCACCTGGATCGACATCGAGAACCATAACCTCGACATCGTCATTCTGTTTTACAACATCTTGGGTCTTGTCGACATGCTCTTCGCTAAGCTCAGAGATATGGCAAAGACCGTCAATACCAGGCTCGATTTCAACAAAAGCACCATATTCGGTGATTTTGATGACTCGACCCTTAACTTTTGCACCGCGCGGATATTTCTTAGGTAGAGTATCCCACGGATCATCTGTAAGTTGTTTAATACCAAGAGAGAAGCGTTCGTTATCAACGTCAATATTTAATACGACCGCTTCAACTTCATCGCCCTTCTTAAATAACTCGCTGGGGTGTTTTACACGGTGTGTCCATGATAAATCTGAAACATGTACTAAACCGTCAATGCCTTCTTCAACACCAACAAAAATACCAAAATCAGTAACGTTTCGGACAACACCCTTAATAACCGCACCGACTGGATATTTTTCAGCCAGCAATGTCCAAGGATTAGGTTCGAGTTGTTTCATTCCCAGCGAAATACGTTTTTGTGGTAAATCAATATCAAGCACTGCCGCTTCAACTGGGTCACCAACGTTAACTACCTTGCTTGGATGCTTAACTCGTTTATTCCAGGTCATTTCAGAAACGTGGACCAAACCTTCAATGCCGGGCTCAAGTTCAATGAATGCACCATAATCAGTTAATGATACAATCTTGCCACCAACCCGTTTACCAACTGGATATTTCTCAGCAGCGGTACTCCAAGGATCTTCTGAAATCTGTTTATAACCTAGAGAAACGCGTTCACTGTCAGAGTCGAATTTAAGTACTTTGACTTTAATTTCATCGCCAATTTTAAACATTTCGCTTGGGTGATTAAGCCGACCCCAGCTCATGTCAGTAATATGCAATAAACCATCAATACCTCCGAGGTCAACGAAAGCACCGTATTCAGTAAGGTTTTTAACCTGACCGATCATAACCTCGCCTTCAGCAAGTTTCTTTAAAGTCTCGCGTTTTTGCTCTTCGCGTTCTTGTTCAAGCAATACTCGTCTCGACAATACTATATTGCCACGTTTTTTATTGAATTTTATTACTTTAAATTTAAACCGCTGACCAATCAATTTATCTAAATTACGAATAGGACGCAAATCAACTTGTGAACCTGGTAGAAATGCTTTTACGCCAATATCTACACTTAAGCCGCCTTTAACACGTGCGACTATCGTACCATCAACTAATTCATCTCGTTCAGCTGCTGCAGAAATATCATCCCAGACTTTAAGTTTATCGGCTTTTTCTTTAGAAACTATAACGAGTCCAGACTCATCTTCGCGACTCTCAACAAATACATCTATAATATCACCGGAATTAACAATAGGCGCGCCATCAGCAATTGGAAATTCGTCTATTGATACGGTTGCTTCACTTTTATAACCAATATCGAGCAGTACGAAGTCTTTACTGACTTCGAGCACACGACCACGGACAACTTCGCCTTCTTTAACTGCATCCTGCATTGCTAAAGATTGTTCAAATAGTTCGGCGAAGGTTTTTCCGTCTTCGCGGAGCTCCTGTATCTGGGAATCCATCAAATAAATCTCCTTAGAACAAACTACATTCCGACTCTAAAAGCCGGACCTGCTAATACAACTTAGCAGTGCAAAAGATGTTTAGTCTGTAAATGCTGAGTGCATAAAAACCAAACACCAAATTAACAAAAACATAAATGCCACCCATTGGCATTTATGTTTACTTCATAAAAACATCGTGTACACGCAGAATTTACTGTGGTACCCGACTAGCGCTGCGACGGCGTCGTTTCAAAGCCGCTCGCATCTTTTCTTTTTTACGAATAGACGGCTTAAGGTAATGCTCGCGGCGTCGGACGTCTTTGAGAATGCCGGCTGCTTCCACTTTTTTCTTGAAACGCTTTAATGACTTCTCAAAAGATTCACCCTCTTTAACTACAACTTTTGCCACGCAACGCTCACCTCCTCTCGCCGTGAACTCCTGGAATATTTTTGTATATTTACCCAGGCGGTGGCGCATCATACGTATTAACGCACGGAAAGCAAGCCCTGATGAAAACGTATTTTTAATTCGCAGCAGAAAAGTTTTTAACTTTGCAATGTTATAAGTTTGGTAATTCAATGAAAATCTTCACCACCCATTTATTTTATTTTACTTATTATCTCATACCTAATACACGCAAAATTTCTTCGGTCGTAGTCTGCCCTTGGGCTAATCTTTCTAAGCTACTTAAAAAAAGCTCGCGAGTTCCAGTAGTTACGCTGGTTTGACGCATAGTTTCATCATTTGCTTTTTGATTAATTAATTTTTTTATTTCTGATGAAGCATCTAACATTTCAAAAATTCCGATGCGTCCTTGATATCCAGTGCCTCGACAATTAACACAACCAGCTCCGGACATCGTACCTGAAAAACGATCGAGTTGTTGTATATTTAATCCAAGCGCTGCTGCTTGATCGGCTGTTAGAGGTGCTTTACTTCGACAGTCTTTGCAGACCCGACGCAATAATCGTTGCGCCATGACTCCAACAAGTGACGAACTTAATAAAAATGGTGGCACGCCAAGATCAAGCAAGCG from the Deltaproteobacteria bacterium genome contains:
- the mutS gene encoding DNA mismatch repair protein MutS yields the protein MSSTGASTQSTSSIAGRKLTPMLRQYQQAKDECPKGALLFFRMGDFYELFFDDAVIAAQELDLVLTSRDKSDDPVPMAGVPHHAVDQYLARLVAKGFTIAICDQVEDPRSATGLVKREITRLVTAGTISDPEMLDPGSRHYLAHAYLSQQIVTLTLLDLLAGETLCTHVPYNQLSEEIARMGVRELLLEQQNDTEQFLRKVVCERNVTVRVLEANKPTIQQAREMLIARFGIDAFVALDNGGSDIEYFSLARLLAYAENTQRRKLNHFIAPRSYRVADFLVLDEATRRNLELLQAGPNAETHGSLLWHIDRCKTAMGTRLLTQWLLFPLRDLNLIEQRYSDVEVLKSDRFLCQQLRQLLGSVRDTERLVGRVAVGRATPRDLLAIRETLDVVPQIRQLLTQQSSSLAEQWKNIDEVGDLCSHLQTAIVDDAPLAINDGGIFRRGYSKELDELINFHDGNHAYLMDIERCERERTGISSLKVRYNRVFGYYIEVTNANLNNVPSEYIRKQTLVNAERFITEELKNFEEKAIHASERRKACEQRLFTELLTKVNVAINRLRAIARLLAKTDVLISLGVLADEGRYVRPQIINEPIIELTESRHPVVERLLPQGERFIANDVNISNEDQQLLVITGPNMAGKSTVMRQTAICVLLAHMGSFVPAKQAVIGICDRIFTRVGAADHLGRGHSTFMVEMIEAATILRQATAKSFVLIDEIGRGTSTYDGVSIAWAVAEYLHDTIGCRTMFATHYHELTDLARERPRVVNMSISVKEHNEHIVFLRQLVDGAANRSYGIQVARLAGLPDSVLERARQVLANLESGELDEEGMPVLGHGANQQYDNHTHQLNLFSQANKSASEAHDEILNKKTMVSVIERELLDLDPTHMTPVEALVALDRLRRLVEPHENNMKE
- a CDS encoding integration host factor subunit beta, producing the protein MTKSGLMEIIATRISHLPARDIELVINTIFDTMTDALNKGDRIEIRGFGSFSVRHRRARTGRNPKTGTTIEVPPKRVPFFTVGHELRERVNAGAQNSSDEETNN
- a CDS encoding 30S ribosomal protein S1, encoding MDSQIQELREDGKTFAELFEQSLAMQDAVKEGEVVRGRVLEVSKDFVLLDIGYKSEATVSIDEFPIADGAPIVNSGDIIDVFVESREDESGLVIVSKEKADKLKVWDDISAAAERDELVDGTIVARVKGGLSVDIGVKAFLPGSQVDLRPIRNLDKLIGQRFKFKVIKFNKKRGNIVLSRRVLLEQEREEQKRETLKKLAEGEVMIGQVKNLTEYGAFVDLGGIDGLLHITDMSWGRLNHPSEMFKIGDEIKVKVLKFDSDSERVSLGYKQISEDPWSTAAEKYPVGKRVGGKIVSLTDYGAFIELEPGIEGLVHVSEMTWNKRVKHPSKVVNVGDPVEAAVLDIDLPQKRISLGMKQLEPNPWTLLAEKYPVGAVIKGVVRNVTDFGIFVGVEEGIDGLVHVSDLSWTHRVKHPSELFKKGDEVEAVVLNIDVDNERFSLGIKQLTDDPWDTLPKKYPRGAKVKGRVIKITEYGAFVEIEPGIDGLCHISELSEEHVDKTQDVVKQNDDVEVMVLDVDPGERRISLSIKAAREGTSDYRAYMQDERSRSQLGDVLSTKLAGIARQTTKDAK
- a CDS encoding 30S ribosomal protein S21, coding for MAKVVVKEGESFEKSLKRFKKKVEAAGILKDVRRREHYLKPSIRKKEKMRAALKRRRRSASRVPQ